The proteins below come from a single Chryseobacterium sp. MA9 genomic window:
- a CDS encoding DUF4141 domain-containing protein, which translates to MIILAMAISSFAKAQFVVTDPANLASGILNSANEIVQTSSTVSNVIKNFNEVKKVYEQGKEYYDKLKAVNNLVKDARKVQQTVLLVGDVSELYVNNFGKMLNDPNFNTQELTAIANGYSTLLNESTELLKELKQIVTSTNLSLNDKERMDIIDRVYKEVKDYHNLVRYYTNKNISVSYLRAKKQNNTQRVLNLYGTANQKYW; encoded by the coding sequence ATGATAATACTTGCTATGGCAATATCATCATTTGCAAAAGCACAATTTGTAGTTACCGATCCTGCCAATCTGGCATCAGGGATTCTGAATTCAGCCAATGAAATTGTACAGACTTCATCCACGGTTTCGAATGTGATTAAAAACTTCAATGAAGTCAAGAAGGTGTATGAACAGGGCAAAGAATATTATGATAAACTTAAAGCTGTAAATAATCTGGTTAAGGATGCCCGTAAGGTTCAGCAGACTGTTCTTTTGGTCGGTGATGTCTCGGAGCTGTATGTCAACAATTTCGGGAAGATGCTTAATGATCCTAATTTCAATACGCAGGAACTCACAGCCATTGCCAATGGCTACTCTACATTACTCAATGAAAGCACCGAACTGCTCAAAGAATTAAAGCAGATTGTCACTTCAACCAACTTATCATTGAATGACAAAGAAAGAATGGATATTATTGACCGGGTATACAAAGAGGTAAAGGATTATCATAATCTGGTTAGATATTATACCAATAAGAATATCTCTGTCAGCTACCTAAGGGCTAAAAAGCAGAATAATACCCAAAGGGTCCTGAATCTGTACGGAACAGCTAATCAAAAATACTGGTAA